In Xanthomonas campestris pv. phormiicola, the DNA window ACCGTCCGTCGTGGTGCAGCAGCAGATGGGTCTGCACGGTGGTCCCCGACGGCGAGTACTTGATCGCGTTGTCGAGGATGTTGACGATCGCACGAATCAGCGTGGCCACGTTGCCGCGCACGCGGGTGTCGGTCAGGGTGCATTGCGGCTCGGCCAGCTGGATCGACTTCTGGTTGGCATTGAGCCACATGTAGTCGATCGCCTCGATCACGATGTCCTCCAGGCTGAACAGGGAAAACGAGGCCTGGCTGATCTGTTCGGCACGGCTCAACTGCAGGAAATCGCGCGAGATGCGCAGCGAGTATTCGGCCTGGCGGCGCAGTTCGCCCAGGAATTCCAGGTCCTTGCGCTGCGCACCGGAGGCGCTGGCATCGCCGAGTGCGGCGCCGCGTTGCTCGATCAGGGTCAGTATCGACACCAACGGGGCGCGCACATCGTGGGCGATGTGCTGCAGCGTGGCCTTGGCGTCGGCCACCCGTCCCTTTTCCAGGTCGATCAGGCACAACAGCCGCTGCAGCCTGTCGCTGAACAGGCTGTCCGGGCCCAGGAACGGCAGGCTCAGCAGCAGCCACAGGTGTCCGTCGATGCTGATCTGTTCGCTGCCGAACTGATTGTCGCAGCTGCGCGAGGCCAGCATGTTCAGTGCCACCGCGGGCAGCTGCGCGGCAGCCGCCCTGCTCGCTGGCTGTCCGGCGCGGCAGTTGTCCCACAGGATCCGGCCCTTGGTGCTGGTCACCAGCATCGGGATCGGAATCTTGTCCAGCAACTGCAGTTGGCGCTTGTCCACGCGCAGGAAGCGCAGCATCCGCCAGCGGTAGACGGAATGCGCGCAATACCAGCCTATGCCACTCCCCAGCAGGAACAGCCCGATTCTGGTCGCTATCACGTGTTTACCAGCTTATGACCATCGCATCGTGCCCGGCGTGCAGGTCACCGGTTGCGACTCGCTGCCGACCCGGCGTCGCGCGTTGGGCAGCACTTCGAGCCGGTAGCCGTGGTTGTAGACGGTGGAGACGACCATGCCGTTCTTGGCACGCAGTTCCAGGCTGTTGCGCAACTTGCTGATGTAGGTGGCCAGGGTGGCATCGTACTTGGAATCGACCTTGCCCCAGATCGTCTGGATCAGTTCGTTCTTGCTGACGATGCGTCCCACGTTGCGGAACAGATGCAGGGCCAGGGTGAATTCGCGCGCCGGCAGGTGCACCACCCGCGAGACGCCGTTGTTGCACAGCTTCACGCTACGGGCGCTGACATTGAGCGTGTAGTTGCCGCTCACCACCCATTCGCCGCGCAGGCTTTCCGGGTAGTACTTGCGCTCCTGCGCGCGCACCCGGGCGATCAGTTCGCGCTCTCCGGTCGGCTTGACCAGATAGTCGTCCGCGCCATTTTCCAGCCCGTGCACGATGCTGTCCTCGCCTTCGTGGTTGGACAGCATGATCACCGGCAGCTTACAGGCGTGCTGCTCGCGCACCCAGCGCAGGACCTCGATGCCGTTGCGGCCTGGGACTTCCCAGTCCAGCAGCAGCATATCGACCCGTTCCATCTCCAATAGCTTGACGAAGCTGTTGCCGTCATGTCTGACGACGTTGGGATAGCCGGCCTTGTCCAGCCAGTTGGCCAGGGCCAGGGCCTGGCTGACCGTGTCCTCAAGGATAGCGACGCGCATGTGGTACTCCGTTAGAGAACTGATGGGGAGGGATTAGTCGTTCGTAGACACTTTTCGCAAATGTCTACGCCAGGCCTCAATTGGGCTCACTTACTAGCGATCGTCAAACCACCAGGTTTCTTTAGTTCTAAACCATCATTCTGTGATGCGCACACGAGGCATTGGCCGGAAACCCAATGCACACCACATTCGATGAGTGATATGCGGCACGACGCCTTTTCGTGGCATCAGCGGTACGTACGACGGTGTATGGAATTGCATGCGGCGTCTGTAGTGCGGCCTTGGCGTGCATGTTGACGCATGGCATTGCGTGGGCTCGTCCATGGCGCGCGGCGAACGTCCTGCGCCTGCTCAGCCCAGCGTGCCGATCAGGCTGACCTCGCGTCCGTCTGGAATCTCGTTGTACGACAGCACCCACAGGCCCGGCGCGAACAGGCGTGCGTAGCGCGCAAGGATCGGGCGCAGCCGCGGCACCACCAGCAGCACTGGCGGCAGGCCTTGCTGCTTCATCTGCTCGCGCGTAGCCGGCATGTTCAGCTGCAACTGGGTCAGCACGTTCGGGTCGATCGGATAGTTGTCCAACGGCAGTCGCGTGCCGGCGCTCTCGGCATTGCCCAGTGCACCCAGCAGCAGGCCCTCAAGTTCGTTGCCCAGCCCGAATCCCTGGATCTGGCGCTTGTGCCCGACGATCTCGGTGACGATCTGCCGCCGTAACGCGCAGCGCACCTCGGCGGCCAGCAGGATCGGGTCCTTGGTGGATTCGGCAGCCTCGACCAGGGCCGAGGCGATGGCCTGGATATCCTTCAGCGATACGCCTTCGATCAGCAACGACACGAACACGCGACGCAGCTGCCCGGGCGTCAGCGCCTTGCCCAGTGCTTCGCCCAGCGCTGGCGCGAGTGCTGCCAGGCGTTCCTGCATCGCGCCAACCGCTTCGTAGGTGAACAGTTCCTGCAGGTTGTCGCGCACCACCTTGGACAAGTGAGTGGCGATCACCGTGGCCGTATCCACCACCTGGTAGCCCAGGCCAAGCGCGCGTGCCTTGTGCTCCGGATCGATCCAGGTGACCTTCATCCCGTAGGCCGGATCGATGTCGGGCATGCCATCGAGTTCGCCGTACAGGTTGGAGGACGGGATCGCCATCAGCTTGCCGGCGTGCAGCTGCGCCTGCGCGATCACCGTGCCGCCGAGCAGGATGGCGTACTGTGCCGGCGACTGCGACAGGTCGCTGCGTGCCTGGATCGCCGGGACCAGGAAGCCCAGTCCCTCCGACAGGTTCTGGCGCATGCCGCGGATGCGCTTGCTCAATGGCGCGCCATGGGCCTGGTCGATCAACTCCACCAGCTTGTAGCCCAGTCCCACCGACAGCGTTTCCACATACGGGATCGCGCTCCAGTCCAGGGCCTTGGGCGGCGGAGCGAGCAGCGCCGCCTCGGCCTCGCGCACGTCGCCGTCTTGCCGTGCCTCGGGTTGCAGCCTGTGCAGGCGCCTGCCGATGAAGCCCAGCAGCCCGGCGAAGCCGAGGAACAACACGGCCGGCATGCCCGGCAGCAGGGCGAGCAGGAACAGCAGGCCGGCGGCGCCGTACAGCACCGGCGGGGAGGCAAGCAATTGCCGGCCGAGTTGCTGTTCGATCTCGCCGCTGGCGCTGATGCGGGTCACGATGATCGCCGACGCCGCCGACAGCAGCAAGGCCGGGATCTGCGCGACCAAGCCGTCGCCGATGGTCAGCAGGCCATACTGGCGGAACGCCTCGCCAGCGCTCATGTCGTTGACGGCCACGCCGATCAGCAGGCCGCCGACCATGTTGATCAGCAGCACCAGGATGCCGGCGATGGCGTCGCCGCG includes these proteins:
- a CDS encoding HAMP domain-containing histidine kinase, whose protein sequence is MIATRIGLFLLGSGIGWYCAHSVYRWRMLRFLRVDKRQLQLLDKIPIPMLVTSTKGRILWDNCRAGQPASRAAAAQLPAVALNMLASRSCDNQFGSEQISIDGHLWLLLSLPFLGPDSLFSDRLQRLLCLIDLEKGRVADAKATLQHIAHDVRAPLVSILTLIEQRGAALGDASASGAQRKDLEFLGELRRQAEYSLRISRDFLQLSRAEQISQASFSLFSLEDIVIEAIDYMWLNANQKSIQLAEPQCTLTDTRVRGNVATLIRAIVNILDNAIKYSPSGTTVQTHLLLHHDGRLLLRLVDQGEGIAPDDLPLVFDSMFQSARHRGQQQGVGLGLSFVKRVVEHHGGEVVIDSRPGQGTELRLLLPRA
- a CDS encoding response regulator transcription factor yields the protein MRVAILEDTVSQALALANWLDKAGYPNVVRHDGNSFVKLLEMERVDMLLLDWEVPGRNGIEVLRWVREQHACKLPVIMLSNHEGEDSIVHGLENGADDYLVKPTGERELIARVRAQERKYYPESLRGEWVVSGNYTLNVSARSVKLCNNGVSRVVHLPAREFTLALHLFRNVGRIVSKNELIQTIWGKVDSKYDATLATYISKLRNSLELRAKNGMVVSTVYNHGYRLEVLPNARRRVGSESQPVTCTPGTMRWS
- a CDS encoding flagellar biosynthesis protein FlhA, whose product is MNPLTTLASHFRRLRLAVPLVLLALLAMLILPLPPLVLDTLFVFNIALAIVVILVGVSVKRPLEFSALPTVILGATLMRLTLNVASTRAVLLHGHEGTDAAGRVIESFGHVVIGGNFVVGLVVFVILMIINFMVVTKGAERISEVSARFTLDALPGKQMAIDADLNAGLISQEQAQRRRAEVASEADFYGAMDGASKFVRGDAIAGILVLLINMVGGLLIGVAVNDMSAGEAFRQYGLLTIGDGLVAQIPALLLSAASAIIVTRISASGEIEQQLGRQLLASPPVLYGAAGLLFLLALLPGMPAVLFLGFAGLLGFIGRRLHRLQPEARQDGDVREAEAALLAPPPKALDWSAIPYVETLSVGLGYKLVELIDQAHGAPLSKRIRGMRQNLSEGLGFLVPAIQARSDLSQSPAQYAILLGGTVIAQAQLHAGKLMAIPSSNLYGELDGMPDIDPAYGMKVTWIDPEHKARALGLGYQVVDTATVIATHLSKVVRDNLQELFTYEAVGAMQERLAALAPALGEALGKALTPGQLRRVFVSLLIEGVSLKDIQAIASALVEAAESTKDPILLAAEVRCALRRQIVTEIVGHKRQIQGFGLGNELEGLLLGALGNAESAGTRLPLDNYPIDPNVLTQLQLNMPATREQMKQQGLPPVLLVVPRLRPILARYARLFAPGLWVLSYNEIPDGREVSLIGTLG